TGATGCTCTTTTGAGTCCGATCTGGTGCTCTTTCTTCATGTGTACACCAAAGCACAATAAATCTAGAATATTTAGGTAGTATAACATCCTTAGAAGTCATAAAAGTACAATCGGTTAGGAATGAATTCACCTGCTCTTGTAGTTTCTTGGCACGACGTCTTGTAAGTGGCccttgatttgtatctttgaTGTTGGATGGTGAATTCTTGACATTTGAAGTATCATGCACGGttgggatgtcctcatcacagtacgtttcggctctgataccaactgtaatagaaccgcccaaattaaaatggtttaagtgcgctaactatcatcttaatggttaatcaaattaccacgcacttaaaacggtataatccggtcgtctgtcgggttaagaatcgaaaaacactggaagtctcgcacgaagacgagcacagatgattaaaAGTTGacaaaaattctaaaatttaatttacaaagcGGAGCTTTACAAAATGAGTTTTAAATAAATTATCAGAGTTCAACATGCAGTGAAATTTAAATAGAAGCTTAGTTTAAAAACAACGATAACTACgaagacgtgaggacgtcacatcgagcccaccgatgtgaatcatGGTTAGCTTCAACCAGCAACAAATACCTTAAAACaggataacaacaaaccctaagtatactaatactcagcaaggtttACCCGACTaaggtatatacttagccgactcctaaacatgcaggcttttggctctggagtttgttttgctgaaaagctactaatactggatccttacttttaatattttagctccatttagtatagcgagtattaactaaattcgtcTAAGTATCTAGAGCGCACATGGTGGATCAGATTATCCTTCAGCAACACACAGATCAAACATTCCATTCtgttctcattccacttctttactacgatgtgacacagtgaccaatGCTCTCATATTTGCGAGTCACGTCGAatcaatccgatttaaccttgcaaggtggacctaactcacacgacacatgcaaaccacgCCGGGCCACACGCATCAACTGTTCTCGTCATTACCACGACACCTGAACCACGCCCGCCAAAACCCGGGTAAAGGGCCCCTCTCGGTGAACTCCTAGAGAActcggaggcgacatacactccaacacccgccatcattccactcctagagtagcaggtcgcagtTCAAGCTATCGTTGTAAATCAGGTCTAcaacttaccggtttcgactacctcctattctggcatgtggctagtactgttcaatcctcgatcaacaatgccaacaacggtacggtcctcaatcgacacaggcaaAGATTTTCTTTTCATCCTTTTCATATCCATAATTCAACTCATTCCCGCCtagtctccatttctctttttctcattactcgacttctaactcgcgagtgacagaaatcactcgacttctaccgaatcctaattaggcattgcagtactaacgacctgcacactagtagagaCTCACAGGTACTTatggagaaacatgcatactaaggtttcatacaactccgataaacgtaaatgcacaaatacttagataaacattgaatactgaaagtaagggttatgctccggggcttgcctgggataacactgagtcagtgttagtactaacaaggccttgggcccttctgaCTTTGAGCCGGGTTTTCGGTTGCTCCAGCGGGTCCTTTTCTCTTCAGGATGCGTCCACCCAACATCGTCTTGTGGTTTGGTTCCGTCAGCACGTGCTTCGCGTCCACGCgttgtacatctagcgtacctaaatgagatgctACAGTGCAAGGGTATGAACTTAAGAAAAACACCACATGGTGCATTTAAAAGGCATACAAAGCAAGCATAAGGTCACAATTGTATGGGGGCTGATGATGCAATGCGATTAaaaagaaagacatgactgggcaatcatttatcgagtaagcACCGCATACATACTCAAAAGTCAAACTGGGTTGGTGCTACAACCTatgtttttaaagcggtaaggcgaggcgaggcgatccaccaccgccttatctcctaggcgacgcctaggcagGCTAAGGCGGGAtaaggcgggctaaggcgagaccttaagcaaggcgagccgccaccgccttgtcgcctaggcgacgccttgaaaACAGAGGTTACAACACGAGAGTTCATTCAATttgttttagcctgaagtgttttctTCCAAAAACCATTAGTAAACTCATTTAGAAAAGTCAAGTTATACATCAAGAAAGATTAactatagattttatttaacttAACAAGCAAACATAAGCAAGGTGAATAAACACAAACCATATTCTGGTCCTAAAAGGGTTAACATGATTTACATAGGAACAAGAATTAGCTACTGAAATTAGCATGTAGGAAAGCTCCTCTTAGCAGCACACAAAATGAAAACTATATCTAGGAACCAAACAAATGCAACAACTTGACATGCAGCAAGGATCTAATAGCACATATTAACTCGCATGATAAGATACTGATAAGGAGTGTAAAAAcaatttaccaacatttattgacaacataaaacatttatttttgcCTCAACAAGACATActgaacaaaaatatatttacaaacatgcacatagcttctggaaatgaaatttttacattgaactaaacatgcaaagagtaagctactgcataaatttcataatttttgaacaTCCAGAACTGtagatattaaataaataaactaaaacaagtattactcatgattaaatcaatacatcataaaaacattaaacaaacaGCAGGTTAAATATTTTTACTAAGTTCTACATGCCAAAAAAAAGCTAACCCAACTAGTTTtacattttttccatttttctactatttactaggcattttcaaagcttgcaaccacttaaactaacatttaaactagagcaaaaactatttagaaactgaagatcaacctgtaaggaaagttATATATCTTAGAACAAgcaatccaacaaattttagtttgcatttttctaatttttctatgatttactatgatttttcaaattcactatttttgaaactaaaaaggaaaagaacttTTGCTGATAGACCCCTGGAAAGAATTGGGGCCTCACAATGTGGCCCTTGGCCGGATTTGAGCAGGGGAAGCGCGGGagcggccggattccggcgagggcgaggctcgccggcggtggggaaGGGGTGGAGAGGCTAGAGGAGGTCGCGCTCTACCTCAGGGTGTGCTCTGTGTGCGGGTTGGGACAGCTGGAGGTGGCTCGCCGGTGTGGAgtaggggcgcggcggcggtagtgagcggcggcggcggccgtccagCGGCCGATTCGGGGCAGGCTCGGGCCTGGGAGCTTCACCGGCGCGAGGGGGAGCCTGTGGGCGGGACAGTTCGGGCTAAGGAGGACCGGACAGGGGAGCTCCATGGCGAggtaggggcggcggccatggcggttgGCGAGGCTCGCTCTGGCGCAGGGGAAGGGCTGGGGCTTGGCTCTTGCGCGAGGACTAGTGAAGAAGCAAAATCAGAGTTCGCTTGCGAAGGGATAGGAACGGCTTGAGCGGCGGCGAGATTGCTCGACGGGCGGCACGTGGGGCACGGACGTCGagagcggcgacgacggcgttgGCACTGTGTCGAGCAGAGCACTCGTGGGGGCAGGCGAGCTTGGGGTGCTGCCAGGGGAGGTGGTTCGGGGCAAACCTGGGGCGCGCGAGGCGGATTTGGCCGGGGCACGACGTGTGGCCGGCCAGCCGTCGACACCGGCGCACGGCGCCGTCACGGTGGCAaacagagaggagagaggagaaatggtggtggtggcaatttTGTAAATAACTCAAAGTTTCAAAGTCCATTTTGTAAACTCAGCTTTTCTCCAAAAATTTGAACTGTGCTCCGAAAATTTTAAAAACCAAAGTTGTTCAAGATTTTGAGATctccaacttttgtttcaggcaaaacttcattcgaagattaaatcatggtttaaaatttgaaattttgaaaccaAAGCATTAATGTCATATTCAAAGCAAAATTAAAAGTTTTCTTTAAATTTTGTGCTGAAACTCGAAAAACCATAAACACGAAAGTTTTTCACCAttccaaactctacaactttgtttttaggcaaaagtttatttgagcaagaatttaaagattatttttatttatattattttttaaagcATGTTTTATTAAATTGAAATCTAGgcatcatttcatgtgttaaaGTGCTAGCAAAAAATTAATCCAATAATTTTTATGCATGCACGATTAATGTTAATGATGATGTTAAACACCTGATTAACCCTAATTATAGATGATTAACACCTGAGTGTTACAGGTGGCTGGCGAGCTCGGCCACGGCGAGGCGCGTGTCCGGGTTCGGGTCGAGCACGTCGCAGGACCcgacccgccgccgacgccacgccaccgccttcggtccgcctcctcctcctcctcggctccgGCTCTTGCTCCGGCCCGCCCTCCTCCggtccccctcctcctcctcgcggagCTTCAGCCTGGCTAGGCGGTCCGAGGGCAGCGCTCCGGGAGAAGCTGGCGCGGCCGCCGTAGAGGGCGGCCTTGGCAGACCCGAAGCTGAGCGTGCGCAGCTGCAGCCTGCTGCTGCCCGCACGCCGGCCCGCGCTGCTGCGCCGCGCGCGCGAGGCTGCGTCGCTGGGCTCGGACGCGCAGAACATGAGCGGCGGGGGTCGCCggtgccgccgcggcgccgcggaaGAAGAGGTGCTCCTCGTACGACGGCGACGCGGAGTGGCTCCGCTGCAGCGAGATGATAAAGTCGACATCGCGTCgttcggcggcggcagggccgaAGGACGAGGCGTAGTCGTCGGACTCGGAGCCCGACTCGGCCGCCTGGCTGCACGCGGTGGAGGCGGGTCGGAGCGGTAGGACAGGTCCAGGTCGAAGAACgggccctcgtcctcgtcctcgccgtATCCGCCGCGCGGGGTGACCGGCGCCATCGTGGCGGCGGTGATCGTGGAcaccgcgcggcgccggcggcagaagCGCCGCGTCGCGAGCAGGTATACGCGACCCGCGGTTTCCACTCACTGGGAGTGGAGATGACAGGGTCAGTTGTCAGTTGAAAAAAATGGAAGCCCAATTTACTCAGCCTGCTAGAGTGGAGGCCCATATTTAGGTGTGTAAAATTTAGAAGTGAGCTTCTAAATAGGCATTTGCTCATCCAAATTTAATAGCcctactggagttgctctaaataGATATTTGCTCACCTAAATTTAGAACCTCTACTGGAGTTGCTCTGATCCCGCCACCGTTAAGCCGCTCCTACCATCCGATCCACCAACTAAGCATTGTCCTTGCATTCTTAATCTTGTTCAGATTCAGCTCAAATAACATGTGCGCTAGATCTTTTGATGGCCATCCCCACGACCCCACCCCATTCGgatcctcctcgccgcgccttTGTCcttgcatttcatttcaccgtgTAAATTGAGCTAGAATAACACGTGCATTCCCCGATCCCCGTCGTGGCAGGGCTGCACTACCTGCACCGGCCAGCGGCCACGCTCGGTCGCCGGTCCCGTGCCCTCCGGTGACCACGTGGCGCGCGCACCGGTGGCCTGGCCTAGTTGGATTCCGCCCTCTCCCGTCGCAGCCGCATCTCCGTGGCACCGGTCCCACCGACCAGTGGGATTCACCTGCCCCGTCGCTCCTCGTCGTCCCCACCCGCGCAGTGAGGCACTGAGGCTGGCACGCCGCCGGCAGACGAGCCAACAGCGCCTCGGCGCCATCGCAGGCGAACGCCGTCACGTGCTTCACGGCCCTCTCCTCCTCGGCTTCTCCTCATCCACCTGCCGTTCGTCTCCCTCGGTCTCAGGCCGCGGCTCTATATAAAGCGGTGCCGCAGCTCGGGGCTCTGGCAGATTTCAGTCGAGGCCCCTCCGTCGATTCGCGGCTAGATCGattggcgagagagggagagagaggcagGGATGATGGCGAAGATCCTGGAGGGCCGCCCGGCGAAGATGGGGTTCCGGATGCCGGCGGAGTGGGAGCCGCACGAGCAGTGCTGGATGGGATGGCCCGTACGtactcctccctccctcccctgcttctTCCCCTCCGATCTGCCCTGCTTCTTCGTGTTGCTAGTTGCTACTTCAATGTTCTTCATGTCTCCACTCTCCAATTCGGTGCTAGTTTGCGGCCGGTCATCCGTGTAACGCTGGAATCCGATTCTCATCCCGAAAGTGCTTTTTTTGGGGGGTGTTGAGAAACGATTGCTTGTTGTGTTTGTGGGATGGCAGTTCAGGAGTCATGAGTTTCTTTTCGTGTAAATCTTCCGCGGTGCGCGTGCGATTTGCTCTCGCCTTTTTCCAGAATATATATGACCCTGCTTTTTAGAAAAATGAAAGTAGGATGATGCTTTCCATCGCGCTAGCTGCGCCACCAAGACTTGTCTGACAGAAACTAGCCTTTTAGCTTGTTACTGCATACACCAGTGGTTCAGCCCGGATGAACGGGGCCGATTATGGCCCTGTTTATTTCCATCCCATAACCCCGCgatcgcaaaaaaaaatatcatatcaaatattttgacacatatacatggagtattaaatgaagtctatttacaaaatattttatatggatgggctgtaaatcgcgagacgaatctaatgaggctacttaatttatgatttgcaacagtgatgctacaataacaattcgctaattatggattaattagtatcattagattcgtatcgcgatttacaactcatctgtgcaaaaaaaatttataaatagattttatttagtacttcaaattagcaagattctttcgcaaattttttttgcttttcaactaaacagggcctatagGGCTCCGGATCAACGCGGCCGATCATGTGCGGCCGCAGTGCTTTTCGAATAGTATGGTCCTAAAGCCTGCTACTCTTGTAGGCTTCTCTTTCTTGAACTGCGAAACGAATTGGTCAGTGTCTTAATGTTGTAAAACTGGCCGTATATTCCAATTCGCACTTTGCTGGGAGCAGTTAGCGCCTCGGCAGCCTTATCAACTGATCAATTACTACTGGCGTGTGGAGTTGGAATCCTGAATATTTTGTTGTTGGAATCTTGAGCCGTAACAGCGATATGTGCTGTATTTGACTAAGTCGCCATTAGTGAATCAACAGAGTATCCGAAGTTTAGTATTGTAGATTCTTAGGACGTGATTGGTTTCCTTTCTCGGTAATAGGCACACCAACACTGATGTGCAATATACCATTATCATAATATGCCGGTGATGATCTATGACAAATACATAAATAAACTGATCCTGGAACTTACCATTATATACTAAACTGAATATGATGCTAATTTAGCAAAAGAATAGTGATAGCTATAAAATGGTCCTAATAATTTCTGCTCATTTTTTGTCCACGCTTGTGAGTGTGCCCATGAGGCTTTTATTTAAGCATCTCCAAGTGCACTGTCATGATAGGCGTTTTCAATTTTCTTTGAATGTCAGGAGCGTCCAGATAACTGGCGGGAGAATGCTGGTCCAGCTCAAGAGACATTTGCGAGAGCTGCAATTGCCATTTCAAAGTTTGAGCCCGTCACAATATGTGCAAGTGCCAAGCAGGTATCAGATTGACTCCTTTCAACTGTTGTAGTTGTAGAATGCTTCATTAGCATATATGGAGCATTcagtttcactttttttttgtcactGGCAGTACCCCAATGTCCACAAGCTGATGGAACATCAGACGAACATCAGGGTGGCTGAGATGAGCATGAATGATTCCTGGTTCCGTGATATGGGGCCCACTGTGCGCCACTTAAATCTTTGCCTTCTTCTATTATCATCTACTGTCTGATGTTTTGGTTTGCTTATAGTGTTCCTGTTTTCAGTTTATCACCCGGAAAGTTGAGTCAGGAATCGAAAAACAGACAATAGCAGGAATCGATTGGCAATTTAATGCCTGGGGAGGTATGTTTTTACTAAACTGAACTATGCATGATTGCTCTGCACTTTTATCAAACTGTTtatttcaattatattttttgTCTGATGatagttctcttttttttcacaaaataaCTTCCTGTTCACGAAAAGGTTCCAATTGTCAATCCATACTTAACAAAATAACTGTTCTTAGTAGCAACCGGCAAGTGATTTCCAAAGGTAGTTGTGAGGTGTGGGTCTGGTTAATTTGCTCTAGGAAAGCATGCATAGAATTAATCTTTTTTTAGAATAAGAGTTTCATAACTTCACAAGTCGATGAGTGAGCCCAAATGTCAGTTAACTTCTTCTCACGAAAATGAGTGGTTTTTTTCTACTTCTCCTACAGGAATTTATGATGATTGGAGTCTTGACAGCGATGTTGCCAAGAAAGTAAGCAACTGAGCTGAGCCCTGCTGCAGAGAAATTGATGTTTGTGCTAACCTATTTTCTGTACTTATAGCTCACTTTACTCTTTCGGCCATGGATTTCAGATATTTGAGATTGAGAGGATCCCTAGGTTTTCGCATAAAATGGTTCTCGAGGGTGGAAGCATTCATGTAGATGGAGAAGGTCTGGGCTGCGTCATATATTTATAGACAACAGATAGCTTCTGAATATCTGCCACTGTTGTCTTGCTAACGAACGGTCCTATTTCAACAGGTACGTGCATCACAACGGAAGAATGCTTGCTGAATCCTAACAGAAACCCCAACATGAGCAAACTAGAGATAGAGAATGAGCTGAAGGATTTCCTTGGGGTCACAAAGGTCATCTGGATACCTCGTGGGCTGTACGGTAAACAAGAAAAGTCCTTTGACTCTTAAAGATGTCGACTGTGAAAGATTTCTGTTTCCCACATGTAGACATTTTGCCTTGCTGAGAAATAAGCTTCATTCTGACCATCTCCCAGGTGATGAGGACACAAACGGTCACGTTGACAACCTCTGCTGCTTCATCAAACCCGGCGTGATCCTCTTGTCCTGGACGGATGACGAGAAGGACCCCCAGTACGAGCGGTCGGTCGAGGCGCTGTCAGTTCTCACCCGATCGGTGGACGCCAAAGGACGGCACCTGGAGGTGGTGAAGATCCACGTCCCGGGGCCTCTGTACATGACACAGGAAGAAGCGGACGGCGTTCTTTCAACGGTCAGTATCACAGCTCTAAACACTCAACCGTCGCTCGCACATGCCCTTTTCAGTGCTGATCTCAGCGCTTTGCTAACGATTAAGGATGCAAGTGGCTACATAATAGTGTTTTTAGATCAACTAATTAATTACGATAGTATATCATTCTAGTTCATTTCTTCTCCCAAATTATTTACGCACAATACCATTATAATTCATTTAACCAAACTTTCTGAGTCATATCCAAAATATATATAACTTGATCCCTACTAACATGGAGGAATCCTCTGGCTCTGGGCGGGGTTGGGTTTGGTTCCAGGGGCACGCCGTGGCGAGGGAGCCGGGCACGAGGCTGGCCGCCTCGTACGTGAACTTCTACGTCGCCAACGGCGGGGTCGTGGCGCCGGCCTTCGGCGACGACAGGTGGGACAAGGAGGCGTGCGCGGTTCTGCGGAAGGCGTTCCCTGACCACGAGGTAGTAAAAACCTTTCACTCACTGCGCATCGCAACTCCTTTTTCGTGTCGCGTTGTTGGTGTGTGGGCGGGGCACTGCAGTTTCGCTCGAATTTGAGCTCGGATGACgcgacgaggcccgtgatcttTCTGTTGGCTCGCAGGTGGTGATGGTGGAGGGCGCGCGGGAGATCGTGCTGGGGGGCGGCAACGTCCACTGCATcacgcagcagcagcccgtGCGCCCGTCGTAGGCGCAACGGTCGACGTCGACGCGTGCGATGGCTGGCGACGGAGGACGTGCCATGCTAGGAGCACCAGTAGTACTGTAGTAGGAGTATCGATCTCCGGTCGTTATCGAGCTCGACGATTCGTGGGAAGAATAAGACCTGTCAGCAGCTGGTTGACGAACGTGAAATGTTCAGGCGCCACGCAGGCGGCACCTTTGGCATTGAAATTTGTGCTGCCGACCGGCCCGGCCAGCCGGCCCGGCCAGTTGATGGATGATGATGTTCGCTGATATCCTCTGTTGGTGCCTTGGTTGTGAGTGGACACGTTGAGGGCATCCATCACCATCAGCCGCTTCGGGTTCGGCATGTCTGGCCGTCGTGCCTCTCTATGCTGGTGGGCTGCACCGCTTGTGTTGGGCTTGACGAGCGAGCGCCATATCACggcggttttttttatttttatattttttatttccgttttttacaaaaatatattttcgatttggaaatttacagaaatataccccggccgccccgctgccgggcggccgggacctggccgcccggctgccgggcggcagggacttaaacgcaaaaaaaaagaagaaaaattgtagacaggtccctggggccggtcgcccggcagcggggcggccgggccccctagccgcccggcagctgggcggccggctcTACCACCCCTCGTTTGCATCACTACAATGGATCCTGAGGATGTcatggtgttgagccctggcaatcacaagtgagcaatcagattgctaatatactatatcaacgctaatcattatcagtaactacacctaaatgtaccactaatcactcctaataataattaaactgattgctaaactattttctaacattttctaaaaaaattctaacattttctataattttctaacattttctacaattttct
This sequence is a window from Panicum virgatum strain AP13 chromosome 7K, P.virgatum_v5, whole genome shotgun sequence. Protein-coding genes within it:
- the LOC120641187 gene encoding agmatine deiminase-like; translated protein: MMAKILEGRPAKMGFRMPAEWEPHEQCWMGWPERPDNWRENAGPAQETFARAAIAISKFEPVTICASAKQYPNVHKLMEHQTNIRVAEMSMNDSWFRDMGPTFITRKVESGIEKQTIAGIDWQFNAWGGIYDDWSLDSDVAKKIFEIERIPRFSHKMVLEGGSIHVDGEGTCITTEECLLNPNRNPNMSKLEIENELKDFLGVTKVIWIPRGLYGDEDTNGHVDNLCCFIKPGVILLSWTDDEKDPQYERSVEALSVLTRSVDAKGRHLEVVKIHVPGPLYMTQEEADGVLSTGHAVAREPGTRLAASYVNFYVANGGVVAPAFGDDRWDKEACAVLRKAFPDHEVVMVEGAREIVLGGGNVHCITQQQPVRPS